TTCTTACCTGTTATGACAGCAGCAAGCGCTAATATgacaacaccaacaacaataGTACTGGTATTGGAAGGCtctgaaatgaaaacatgttttattgatACTTTGACAGGAGTTGATCAGGTATTCCACATAGTGCAGCACTCAAAATGTCCTACAACACTAGCAGTGTTACTGGCATATCAATACATAAGACTGTAACACACTTATGAGTGTCCACTCACCTGGACCAAACACCTCTCCTACTGGCTCACTGACTTTCCCTTCCCCACTAACAGCATTATTCAGCTTGCAGATGTACTTGTAACTGTTGGTTGATTGGCCAGTGTCGCTCTTAAAGACATTAAACTGTTTTACTCCGACTTCCCACGCCCCCTCTGCCACTTTCCATCTGTAGGTGACGGGTTCAGCATCAGTGGTGTCACCTtcacaggtcagagtgcaggagGTTTGGTTGGCGTTACAGGAAGAAGTGATTGTGGGTTTGGGTACTGCATCTGTAAATAGAGGAAAGAAACAGGAATAATTTGGGGAAATGCTTGTGAGGCACTGCACAACCTGCTGTTTCtacatgaccacacacacacacacacacacacacacacacacacacacacacacacacacacacacactgaaacacttactgataacagacagtatatatGTCTTGTCAAGCAGTTTGCTGTTGAACTCCACAGAATAAACTCCACTGTCTGTTTTCATCAATCCACTGATTCTCAGCTCTCCAGTAGTCTGGTCCAGGGTTGTGCGGCCTTTGAAGGCAGCATAGACGTCCAGACCACCAAAATCCTTGTCCCACTCTGCCACCTTGTTCTTCCCATGCTTCCATAGGATGCTTGTGATGAAGTCAGGCACTGTGGACTTGTCCGGCGTCAACAGGAGCTCACCTCCCACTTTAAGATTAAGGGCTTCTAGAAAAGCATTTCATACATGTATCAGAGTATCAATGTATCCAGGGTAACACATTATGGTGAGGGTATAAATATGTAGTCCTAACCCTATTGGCATTGAAAGAGACATTATTATTAACCTTTACTTTTTATGTCTAGAATTCTGCTTGCTGGGTGTATCTGGTCTATGTAGTCTGACCACTTTGACTAGTATTTTCCCCATCACCACTACTGGAGCAGAAATGTATCTAGACTACACCACATATTAAAGTCTTTGTCTACACCCTGTCCCCTATTAtatcactagctaggtttccatctaaTCCGCGACAGAGTTTCATGTGAACATtgtaaaatctgcataaaacaatatgcacattttccctccagagagatgtttccatcaaactaAGTGGGGTTAGGCTAtctac
This is a stretch of genomic DNA from Oncorhynchus mykiss isolate Arlee chromosome 7, USDA_OmykA_1.1, whole genome shotgun sequence. It encodes these proteins:
- the LOC118965253 gene encoding uncharacterized protein LOC118965253; the protein is MPELRLIRLCLWLCLARMVVSGEALNLKVGGELLLTPDKSTVPDFITSILWKHGKNKVAEWDKDFGGLDVYAAFKGRTTLDQTTGELRISGLMKTDSGVYSVEFNSKLLDKTYILSVINAVPKPTITSSCNANQTSCTLTCEGDTTDAEPVTYRWKVAEGAWEVGVKQFNVFKSDTGQSTNSYKYICKLNNAVSGEGKVSEPVGEVFGPEPSNTSTIVVGVVILALAAVITGQ